In Sphingobacterium sp. SYP-B4668, the sequence AAGAATGGTTACTACGTAATGTCAGAATTCTGGAGCAGTTTTTAGACCAGTCAATTTCGACGAGAGACAAATATATGGCCGAGAACCTGATGTGGATATTAGGACAGAATAAAGATTCGAAGGTTATTAGTTGGGCGCATAATGGACATATCAAGAAAAAACATAATGCTATGGGGCAATATTTGAGCTCAATACTCCAAGACAAATACATTGCTATGGGATTTGCGTTCTATGAAGGAGAGTATACTGCTGGCGGCGAAAAGGGAGTGACGACCTACCCTGCTGAAACGGCCGGTTTAGGCTCATATGAATATTTCCTGAACTCAATCAATGAACCATTTTTTATTCTTGATCTAAAAAGAATTAAGGAAGATAGGCCCCCAGAACTAAATTGGCTTTTGTCCGATTTAGAATTTAGAACAGTCGGTGCTGTGAAAATAGATCGAGAATTTAGAAATTTCAACATCGCAAACAACTTCGATTATCTCATTTTCATTAAAAAGTCAACTAATTCTCATTTGCTAAATTAATAGATTCATATAATAATTGGCCGATGTAATAGAAATTTTCTTAGTTGTTTTTTGTAGTTTTTTTCAGGACGAGACACAAAGAATGCATCGTCCATAATAAAAGAATATGTTGAAAAAGCGAAAGCTTTTCGGCAAGCAATATAGTATATGTCCCAAAAGACATTTGGAATACCTAACAAGAAGATTTTTGGAGCAGCTTTCCTAAAAAGAGTGTAAAAAATGAAAAATAGAGCGCGTAATAAAACCTCTAACATGATGCATAAAATTCTTCCATGCATAGTTTTTATCGTGTGGTCTTGTACTGGCTGTGCACTAGCACAGTCAGAGGGCGATGTCTATGATGACAGTTTCGGAATACTAAACTTTGATTATTCCCTCAACGTCAAATCCAATGAAGTGCTATTTAAGGAACAGCCTCAGCTGGATTACTTTTCGGTATTATATCAGGATACCGTTCCTTATGCCCTATTTCTATATTTTAATCCATCCGAAAAAGATTCGGAAGGAATATTAAAATTCTACGACCTCAATTTTGAAGGAGATAAGTATCTCTTTAAACAAGAATACGGCAATAAAATTACATTTCTAGCTCCAAAATTCAACTTCAGAAGGATATTTGGAAAGGCAGAAGGTGACATACCCCCGCATGTAGATGAAGTATGGGCAAGGGTATATCGAGATTCAATTGTGTACATTCAACGAAAATTGAGTACACGATCATATCAGCATAAAGACTATATAAAAGACACTGGACCAGGAGTACCTCCCAAATATCGCGGCGACTTGAAAAAATTGGGAGATGATCTGTCACGAGAATTTGCTAGGTCTAATAATGGCGAGCGTATAGACTCCATCCTCCTATATGAGGCTACGATTGATAAGCTAGAACACGGAGATGGCCTCTTGATCGATCTAAAATTAATCGTGGGCAATCACTCCCCTTTCTCCATACTGATTGAAAACGCACTGCAGAAGACAAAAAAAGACTGGACACCAGCATTTTTACATACAGGAAGGCTCACCAAAAGTAAAACAAAGATATATGCCCGGTTAGATAGAGATGGTACTATACTGCTACAAACCCCACGTATGCTATCGTCCAGGTATAAATAACGATTTGACGAGAGTTAACCTACTCCTTTTTTTTAAGAGGAGTTCCCTCTTCAGGGAAAAAGCATATTACGGACTATTCAAAGCCAAAGAACTAGCTGCTCCTTTGCTCCCACTTTAAACACTTCTTTTTTTCCATATTTGCGATCAAAGAAAAGAAGCAAAAGAATGCCGCTTCTTTACATTTCTTGCAGATACATTGTAACCTTTTCGTTTTTCATTCACCCTAATAGGATACAAATAATCAAAAAGAAAAAAAATGGAAAGTAAAATCAAAAGTCAATCATTGACACAGACATTCAACCTATTAAAGTACACATTCGGAATTGTACCAATTGTCGCAGGTGCAGACAAATTTACGAACTTGTTAACGCATTGGGAACAATATATCAGTCCTTCAATGGCTGGAGTACTACCCTTCCCCACTTCCGTATTTATGATGATTGTGGGCGTTATTGAAATAGTAGCAGGTATCATTGTGTTGAAAAAAGCCGCAATTGGCGGTTACATTGTTGCAGGCTGGTTGACGGTTATTGCACTCACATTACTGATCGGATTTAACTATGTAGATGTAGCAGTTCGTGACCTTGTAATGGCTATCGCAGCATTCTCAATGGCAAGAATTTCTAAATTAGTAGAATAATGACAATGAAACAATTTGACCAATTAACAGTGGTTGAAATTATCAATCGTATTTTAAACGGAGATAAACTGCTTTACGAAATTATTGTAAGGCGGTTTAATCCCTATTTATATAAAATTGGGCGGTCGTACAACTACAATCACGAAGACACACAGGATCTGATGCAGGATACATATATCGATGCTTTCAAGAGTTTATCTCAGTTGGAACAACCTTCAAACTTTAAAACCTGGATAATTAGGATAATGCTTAATAATTGCTACCGAAAAAAGCAAAAATTCAGTTATAAGAATGAATGTGCCAACGAAACCGTCCATGAAAACGTAACGCAAATGTTCAGTAATTCAAATAACAATATGCAAAGGGAAATTCACATCCGTGAGTTAGGAAATGTAATTGAAAAATCACTTTCCAAAATTCCCGAGGATTATAGGATGGTGTTTTCTTTACGGGAGATCAACGGATTGAATGTTGCTGAAACTTCTTCCGTACTTGATATTAGTGAAGCAAATGTGAAGGTACGATTGACCCGAGCTAAAGCTATGTTGCGAATTGAAATAGAAAAATCGTACACGGCAGAAGAATTGTTTGAGTTTAATCTATGCCATTGCAACCCGTTTACAGCACGCGTGATGAACATAGTTAATGAACTATAAAAGTCTTATGAACGAATTATTAGGCATTGGTTTGGGAACACCTCATTAAAAAAATAGACAGTGCCTATCTGTCGTAAAATCAGAATAAGGAGTTTTTTTAATAGATTTTATCTAAGTCGATTTTTATTAATATTTTAGACCTCGATGCGGAGGATAAAATGTTAAAGAAAACGATGGATATAGAATGGAAGGCAGTTCTGGACGCAATTGCGTCTGGAGATGAAACGGCCTTTAAAAAAATATTCTTTCACTTCTACGACAGTCTACTGCATTTTTCATCTTCAATTACAAAAGACACAGAAGTCGCCGAAGATATTGTCTCCGAGTTGATGGCTAAGATATGGACCAGTACCGATAAATTTCAACGTGTATCCAATTTGAAAACATATTTATTTCAATCTGTCAAAAATAGCGCACTCAATCACCTTTCCCAACAAAAGGTCAGGATCTTGCACAAAGAATCGGAACGAGAGGTACAGCATCCTTATACACCGGAAGAGCTTGTGCTAACCAAAGAGTTCCTGCAACAACTGGAAAGCGCAATAGATAAGATGCCTCCTAAAATGAAAATGGCCTTTACTTTGGTTAAAGACAACTCCTTGAGCTACCGCGAAACAGCCAGTATTATGGAGGTCAGCGTGAATACAGTGGACCGGCATATTCAAATGGCCTTAAAACACATAAGAGCTCTTTTAAAAAAATAATTTTTTTTCCATTGGTGAATTTGTCACGCTGAATTGTCTTATATAAAAACAGCCAAGACATAACATGAGCGAAGATCAATTTTATGAGCTAATACACAAATATCTAAAGCGAGAAATTACTAAAGACGAACAGATACTGTTGGAAAATCATTTGGCAAATGACAACAACAGTCGCGCCCTATTTGATTCGTTAACAAAATCAACCATAAAAAAGAGTTCGACGACAGAATTGCAAGCTAAATTGGAGCGTATAGTGGCCTCTTCAAGGCGGACATCGGGTGCTACGGTTGAAAAGAAACCTGTTAGAATCCCTTTCAAGATAACTGCTATTGCTGCGGCTGCTATCGGTATACTATTCTTGTTCTCGGCGATTCTTTTGCAAAAAAATCATAAAGCAAAAACGTCTGGAGCGCTTGCGCAGACGATAAATACTAAAAATGCCGAAAGGAAAAAGATAACCCTTCCAGATGGTACGATCGTATGGCTAAATAGCGGCAGTCACATATCCTACCTCCCCACATTTGGAAAGACCGACCGTAATATACAATTAGAAGGTGAGGCTTTTTTTGAGGTGACCTCGAATAAGGAATTACCGATGATCGTATCTGCCAAAGAAATAAAGATAAAGGTAATAGGGACTTCATTTAACATCAAATCCTATTCGGATGAAGACACGTACGAAGCCAGCCTTATGGAAGGTAAAATCGAACTATACGTGGATAAAAAGAACCAATCGGCCGAACAGGTATACCATCTTATCCCAGGTGAAAAAATAAAGATACGGACAAACCTTACGACCGGCAAGCTCGACCAGCAATCTATAGACCAATCGGCACCCACGGAAGAGTATCGAGTTGAAAAGACCTTATTTGGCAAAATGGCCGATGGTGAGATACCTTCAGAAATAGCCTGGAAAGAGGACAAACTGGCATTTGATAGCGAGCCATTGTCTACAGCGGTACTGAAAATGGAAAAATGGTATGACACCAAAATCGAACTGCAAAATGTCGATTTGGCGAACCTTTCCGTTACAGGGACATTTACGGAAAAACGTGCCGAGGATGTCTTAGAAATATTGCAATATGGTGGAGCAAACTTCAAGTACAAAAAACAAAATCAAAAAATCATTATTTACTAACAAAACCAGAAGAGATGGAATAAATT encodes:
- a CDS encoding FecR family protein, yielding MSEDQFYELIHKYLKREITKDEQILLENHLANDNNSRALFDSLTKSTIKKSSTTELQAKLERIVASSRRTSGATVEKKPVRIPFKITAIAAAAIGILFLFSAILLQKNHKAKTSGALAQTINTKNAERKKITLPDGTIVWLNSGSHISYLPTFGKTDRNIQLEGEAFFEVTSNKELPMIVSAKEIKIKVIGTSFNIKSYSDEDTYEASLMEGKIELYVDKKNQSAEQVYHLIPGEKIKIRTNLTTGKLDQQSIDQSAPTEEYRVEKTLFGKMADGEIPSEIAWKEDKLAFDSEPLSTAVLKMEKWYDTKIELQNVDLANLSVTGTFTEKRAEDVLEILQYGGANFKYKKQNQKIIIY
- a CDS encoding sigma-70 family RNA polymerase sigma factor, with amino-acid sequence MTMKQFDQLTVVEIINRILNGDKLLYEIIVRRFNPYLYKIGRSYNYNHEDTQDLMQDTYIDAFKSLSQLEQPSNFKTWIIRIMLNNCYRKKQKFSYKNECANETVHENVTQMFSNSNNNMQREIHIRELGNVIEKSLSKIPEDYRMVFSLREINGLNVAETSSVLDISEANVKVRLTRAKAMLRIEIEKSYTAEELFEFNLCHCNPFTARVMNIVNEL
- a CDS encoding RNA polymerase sigma factor — encoded protein: MDIEWKAVLDAIASGDETAFKKIFFHFYDSLLHFSSSITKDTEVAEDIVSELMAKIWTSTDKFQRVSNLKTYLFQSVKNSALNHLSQQKVRILHKESEREVQHPYTPEELVLTKEFLQQLESAIDKMPPKMKMAFTLVKDNSLSYRETASIMEVSVNTVDRHIQMALKHIRALLKK